In a genomic window of Curtobacterium sp. MCBD17_035:
- the purU gene encoding formyltetrahydrofolate deformylase encodes MTDPTHWTLTLVCQDRPGIVHAVSGAVVAAEGNITESQQFSSDDTNTFFMRLQVLAPVSRAAFEAALAPVVERYDMTVQLDVVGRPLRTLVLVSKAGHCMNDLLYRQRNGQLPIEVPLVLSNHPDLGELAAFYSVPFEHRAVVDEASKRAMEARVLQAVEEHDIELVVLARYMQILSPELCAALAGRAVNIHHSFLPGFKGANPYRQAHARGVKLIGATAHFVTSNLDEGPIIEQNVVRVDHSRTPQQLVSIGQDEESRTLTQAVRWIAEDRVLLDGGSRTIIFR; translated from the coding sequence GTGACCGACCCGACCCACTGGACACTCACCCTCGTCTGCCAGGACCGCCCCGGGATCGTCCACGCGGTGAGCGGCGCCGTCGTCGCGGCCGAGGGGAACATCACCGAGTCGCAGCAGTTCTCGAGCGATGACACGAACACGTTCTTCATGCGGCTGCAGGTGCTCGCACCCGTCTCGCGCGCGGCGTTCGAGGCCGCGCTCGCCCCCGTGGTCGAGCGGTACGACATGACCGTGCAGCTCGACGTCGTCGGGCGCCCCCTGCGCACGCTCGTGCTCGTGTCGAAGGCCGGACACTGCATGAACGACCTGCTGTACCGGCAGCGGAACGGGCAGCTCCCGATCGAGGTGCCCCTGGTGCTGTCGAACCACCCGGACCTCGGGGAGCTCGCCGCGTTCTACTCCGTGCCGTTCGAGCACCGCGCGGTCGTCGACGAGGCCAGCAAGCGTGCCATGGAGGCGCGGGTCCTCCAGGCCGTCGAGGAGCACGACATCGAGCTCGTCGTGCTCGCCCGCTACATGCAGATCCTCTCGCCCGAGCTGTGCGCCGCGCTCGCCGGCCGTGCGGTGAACATCCACCACTCGTTCCTGCCCGGGTTCAAGGGCGCCAACCCGTACCGGCAGGCCCACGCGCGGGGCGTCAAGCTCATCGGGGCGACGGCGCACTTCGTGACGAGCAACCTCGACGAGGGACCGATCATCGAGCAGAACGTCGTCCGGGTCGACCACTCCCGCACGCCGCAACAGCTCGTGTCCATCGGACAGGACGAGGAGTCGCGCACGCTGACCCAGGCCGTCCGCTGGATCGCCGAGGACCGCGTGCTCCTCGACGGCGGCTCCCGCACGATCATCTTCCGGTGA
- a CDS encoding MFS transporter → MLVGPLLNPINTTMVSVALAPISRDLGIGSAQAIWLVAALYLASAVAQPSMGKLADRFGPKKVFLTGLVIVGVAGFVPEFLTGFGGAVTARVLIGIGTSSAYPAALTTLRQQSERIGKPTPPLVLGALSITSLVSAAAGPPLGGALIAAFGWHAIFLVNVPLAAFGFVVAGLWLPSDASRPRRDDGVPVLTALDPAGMLLMTGTVSALLVFLLDLSDGLWWLLGVAVALLVALVLRELRAAKPFIDVRLLVTNRALSRTYIRLFLVYMVAYTMTYGFSQWVQDVAGYSSDQAGYIQLPSAVIAGVVSFLVARRTRVRTPLVIAATVPVVGGLLLLGLHAGSPVWLIALVPTMFGVPQGLASVSNQAALYRQVPSSYIGTAAGLSRTSVYIGAIAASSLIGGVFGERPTTPDLHLLGWVIVGVALLLSALTILDRALRRADRSAAG, encoded by the coding sequence GTGCTCGTCGGACCGCTCCTCAACCCGATCAACACCACGATGGTGTCCGTCGCGCTCGCGCCGATCTCCCGCGATCTGGGCATCGGGTCCGCGCAGGCGATCTGGCTCGTCGCGGCGCTGTACCTCGCGAGCGCCGTCGCCCAGCCGTCGATGGGGAAGCTCGCTGACCGGTTCGGGCCGAAGAAGGTGTTCCTCACGGGGCTCGTCATCGTCGGCGTCGCCGGGTTCGTGCCCGAGTTCCTCACCGGGTTCGGGGGCGCCGTCACCGCTCGCGTGCTCATCGGCATCGGGACCTCGTCCGCCTACCCGGCCGCCCTGACCACACTCCGCCAGCAGTCCGAGCGCATCGGCAAGCCGACCCCGCCGCTCGTGCTCGGCGCGCTCTCGATCACGTCCCTGGTCTCCGCGGCCGCCGGGCCACCGCTCGGGGGCGCACTCATCGCCGCCTTCGGGTGGCACGCGATCTTCCTCGTCAACGTGCCACTCGCCGCCTTCGGGTTCGTCGTCGCGGGGCTGTGGCTGCCGTCCGACGCGTCGCGGCCCCGCCGCGACGACGGAGTGCCGGTGCTCACCGCGCTCGACCCCGCCGGCATGCTCCTCATGACCGGGACCGTGTCCGCGCTGCTCGTGTTCCTGCTCGACCTGTCCGACGGCCTCTGGTGGCTGCTCGGGGTCGCCGTCGCGCTGCTCGTGGCCCTCGTGCTCCGTGAGCTCCGGGCGGCCAAGCCGTTCATCGACGTCCGGCTCCTCGTCACGAACCGGGCGCTGAGCCGCACGTACATCCGGTTGTTCCTCGTCTACATGGTCGCGTACACGATGACGTACGGGTTCTCGCAGTGGGTGCAGGACGTCGCCGGCTACTCGAGCGACCAGGCCGGGTACATCCAGCTGCCCTCCGCCGTGATCGCCGGCGTCGTGTCGTTCCTCGTGGCGCGACGGACCCGCGTCCGGACGCCGCTCGTGATCGCAGCCACGGTCCCGGTCGTCGGCGGGCTGCTGCTCCTCGGCCTCCACGCCGGCAGCCCGGTCTGGCTCATCGCCCTCGTGCCGACCATGTTCGGGGTGCCGCAGGGGCTCGCGTCGGTCTCGAACCAGGCGGCGCTGTACCGGCAGGTGCCCTCGTCGTACATCGGCACCGCGGCGGGTCTGTCCCGGACGAGCGTGTACATCGGGGCGATCGCCGCGTCGTCCCTCATCGGCGGTGTCTTCGGCGAGCGCCCCACCACGCCGGACCTGCACCTGCTCGGATGGGTGATCGTCGGCGTCGCACTGCTGCTGTCCGCACTGACGATCCTCGACCGGGCACTGCGGCGGGCGGATCGCAGCGCCGCGGGCTGA
- a CDS encoding ROK family protein encodes MSRTDTAAPALPTDAPRRLLAGIDVGGTNTKVLLCTEDLVVLDRTDVPTPAHDGGAAIVRAAVAAVGALLTRQHGTLIGVGVGAAGVVDAASGTVLVTGDSFTGWAGFGVTAAIEAALGVPATLDNDVNAFLRGEVSAGAVAGERDVLGMTLGTGVGGALILAGELYDGPGGAAGEIGHVPGFGDARCTCGQRGHLETLASARSISARYAERTGRTRHAHEVAAAAEAGDADARAVFDAAGWGLARAILLTAGILDVRTVVIGGGVSAAWALLEPPMRRALEAEPPVSGAVVRVERARLGSDAVALGAASRARALLAG; translated from the coding sequence GTGAGCCGCACGGACACCGCGGCCCCGGCCCTCCCGACCGATGCGCCACGTCGCCTGCTCGCCGGGATCGACGTCGGCGGCACGAACACGAAGGTGCTGCTGTGCACCGAGGACCTCGTGGTGCTCGACCGGACCGACGTCCCGACACCGGCGCACGACGGCGGCGCTGCGATCGTCCGCGCGGCGGTCGCGGCGGTGGGCGCCTTGCTCACGCGGCAGCACGGCACGCTCATCGGCGTCGGGGTGGGCGCGGCCGGTGTCGTCGACGCGGCGAGCGGCACCGTGCTCGTGACCGGCGACTCGTTCACCGGCTGGGCCGGTTTCGGGGTGACCGCGGCGATCGAGGCCGCGCTCGGGGTCCCGGCGACCCTCGACAACGACGTGAACGCGTTCCTCCGCGGCGAGGTCTCGGCCGGCGCCGTGGCGGGGGAGCGGGACGTGCTCGGCATGACGCTCGGCACCGGGGTCGGCGGCGCACTCATCCTGGCGGGCGAGCTGTACGACGGGCCCGGTGGTGCCGCCGGCGAGATCGGTCACGTCCCGGGGTTCGGCGACGCCCGGTGCACCTGCGGGCAGCGCGGGCACCTCGAGACCCTGGCGTCCGCGCGGAGCATCAGCGCGCGCTACGCCGAGCGCACGGGCCGGACCCGCCACGCGCACGAGGTCGCCGCCGCTGCCGAGGCCGGCGACGCCGACGCCCGTGCCGTGTTCGATGCCGCCGGGTGGGGGCTCGCGCGGGCGATCCTCCTGACCGCGGGGATCCTCGACGTCCGGACCGTCGTCATCGGCGGCGGGGTGTCCGCCGCGTGGGCGTTGCTCGAGCCGCCGATGCGCCGGGCGCTCGAGGCCGAACCCCCCGTCAGCGGCGCCGTCGTCCGGGTCGAGCGGGCCCGGCTGGGCAGCGACGCGGTGGCGCTCGGTGCGGCGTCGCGCGCCCGGGCACTCCTGGCCGGCTGA
- a CDS encoding MarR family transcriptional regulator, translating into MTERSASDIDLAEALIAVHGRFRRTLLVAKTDEISPTQSAVIGRLLRDGPQTTADLARAEGVRPQSMGATIAGLVELGLAVREPHPTDGRRALVQLTTAGREARAGSHASRTRLVADRLAGLPAEDRAAVERAIDVLGSLVDP; encoded by the coding sequence GTGACCGAGCGCAGCGCATCCGACATCGACCTCGCCGAGGCGCTCATCGCCGTGCACGGCCGGTTCCGTCGCACGCTCCTCGTCGCCAAGACCGACGAGATCTCGCCGACCCAGTCCGCCGTGATCGGCCGCCTGCTCCGCGACGGCCCGCAGACCACCGCGGACCTCGCCCGCGCCGAGGGCGTGCGCCCGCAGTCGATGGGTGCCACGATCGCGGGTCTCGTCGAACTCGGTCTCGCCGTCCGTGAGCCGCATCCCACAGACGGTCGACGAGCGCTCGTCCAGCTCACCACCGCCGGCCGGGAGGCCCGCGCCGGTTCCCACGCGAGCCGCACGCGCCTCGTCGCGGACCGGCTCGCGGGCCTCCCGGCCGAGGACCGCGCCGCCGTCGAGCGCGCGATCGACGTGCTCGGGTCGCTCGTCGACCCCTGA
- a CDS encoding amidohydrolase family protein, whose protein sequence is MTGGEAQTTLLRAARAVDVSGIVEDPWLLLVGDTIRATGSGPDAPAAEEVVDLGTATITPGFVDLHGHGGGGGAYDHPDQIPTGLAVHRAHGTTRSVISLVANPVPVLVDHLTAIRALAARDPLVLGAHLEGPFLSPDNRGAHHPAYLVPPEPDAVAALLTAGEGVLRQITIAPELPGADRAIPAVVEAGVVAAVGHTTADHATTQRAFDLGASMLTHAFNAMPGIHHRAPGPISAAIADDRVTLELILDGVHVAPAVAQILLRAAPGRVALITDAMAAAGSPDGDYMLGDLGVRVTGGVAHVAGSDTIAGSTLTQDAALRIALTQTDVSLVDAVAALTAVPAGAIGEGERLGRLAPGYAADVVAFRGDWTVAGVWAAGVPVAGASAD, encoded by the coding sequence GTGACCGGCGGGGAGGCCCAGACCACGCTCCTCCGCGCCGCTCGCGCGGTCGACGTGTCCGGGATCGTCGAGGACCCGTGGCTGCTGCTCGTCGGCGACACGATCCGAGCGACGGGCAGCGGGCCGGACGCCCCCGCAGCAGAGGAGGTCGTCGACCTCGGCACGGCCACGATCACGCCCGGGTTCGTCGACCTCCACGGGCACGGTGGGGGCGGCGGCGCCTACGACCACCCGGACCAGATCCCGACGGGACTCGCCGTCCACCGTGCACACGGCACGACACGGTCGGTGATCAGCCTCGTGGCGAACCCCGTGCCGGTGCTCGTCGACCACCTCACCGCGATCCGCGCCCTCGCCGCCCGGGACCCACTCGTGCTCGGCGCGCACCTCGAGGGACCGTTCCTGTCGCCCGACAACCGCGGCGCACACCACCCCGCGTACCTGGTCCCCCCGGAGCCGGACGCCGTCGCCGCGCTGCTCACCGCGGGCGAGGGGGTCCTCCGCCAGATCACGATCGCGCCGGAACTGCCCGGGGCCGACCGCGCGATCCCCGCCGTCGTCGAGGCCGGGGTCGTCGCCGCGGTCGGGCACACCACGGCGGACCACGCGACGACGCAGCGGGCCTTCGACCTCGGCGCATCGATGCTCACGCACGCGTTCAACGCCATGCCGGGGATCCACCACCGTGCCCCCGGGCCGATCTCGGCCGCGATCGCCGACGACCGTGTGACGCTCGAGCTCATCCTCGACGGCGTCCACGTCGCGCCGGCGGTCGCGCAGATCCTGCTCCGCGCCGCCCCCGGCCGTGTCGCCCTGATCACCGACGCGATGGCGGCCGCCGGCTCCCCCGACGGCGACTACATGCTCGGCGACCTGGGGGTGCGGGTGACCGGCGGCGTCGCGCACGTGGCCGGCTCGGACACCATCGCCGGATCGACGCTGACGCAGGACGCCGCCCTCCGCATCGCCCTGACGCAGACCGACGTGTCGCTCGTCGATGCCGTCGCGGCGCTCACGGCCGTCCCCGCGGGCGCCATCGGCGAGGGGGAGCGCCTGGGCCGACTGGCACCCGGGTACGCGGCCGACGTCGTCGCGTTCCGCGGGGACTGGACCGTCGCGGGGGTGTGGGCTGCGGGGGTGCCGGTGGCCGGGGCCTCCGCGGACTGA
- the clpS gene encoding ATP-dependent Clp protease adapter ClpS, whose protein sequence is MLEPDLDVRERTRSDAPWVAVVWDDPVNLMSYVTYVFQTYFGFPRHKAERLMRQVNDEGRAVVARGLREEMERHVEAMHGFGLQATVGRDAT, encoded by the coding sequence ATGCTCGAGCCCGACCTGGACGTCCGGGAGCGCACGCGCTCGGACGCGCCCTGGGTCGCGGTCGTGTGGGACGACCCGGTCAACCTCATGTCGTACGTGACGTACGTGTTCCAGACCTACTTCGGCTTCCCGCGACACAAGGCCGAACGGCTCATGCGACAGGTGAACGACGAGGGCAGGGCGGTCGTCGCGCGCGGCCTGCGCGAGGAGATGGAGCGCCACGTCGAGGCCATGCACGGGTTCGGTCTGCAGGCGACGGTCGGCAGGGACGCCACGTGA
- a CDS encoding ABC transporter permease: MSAVLQPGQTPLSPDSAAGPAVEVVGATGFRIALRRFLRNRLAVVGLVVVVLFVLFCFVGPLVYPTDQTHTTLSQANLRPGGAHLLGTDAVGHDELGRLMYGGTVSLLVGLAAGLLATVIGTLWGAIAGYAGGWVDAVMMRVVDAGIAIPALFILLVISAISTPDVLGLIVILGLVSWLVPSRLIRAETLTLKNRDYVLTLRAIGGTHARAVMRHVLPNSVSTIVVAATFQVADAILLVAYVSYLGLGVQPPATDWGGMLSAGLTAAYSGRWWLILPPGLAVILVVCAFNAIGDGLRDAFDARGRG, from the coding sequence ATGAGCGCCGTCCTCCAACCCGGGCAGACACCACTGAGCCCGGACTCCGCCGCCGGGCCCGCCGTCGAGGTCGTCGGTGCCACCGGCTTCCGGATCGCGCTGCGCCGGTTCCTCCGCAACCGGCTCGCGGTCGTCGGCCTCGTCGTGGTCGTCCTGTTCGTGCTGTTCTGCTTCGTGGGCCCACTCGTGTACCCGACCGACCAGACGCACACCACGCTGTCGCAGGCGAACCTCCGACCCGGCGGCGCACACCTGCTCGGCACCGACGCCGTCGGCCACGACGAGCTCGGTCGCCTGATGTACGGCGGGACCGTGTCGCTCCTCGTCGGTCTCGCCGCCGGGCTGCTCGCCACGGTCATCGGCACGCTCTGGGGTGCGATCGCCGGGTACGCGGGCGGATGGGTCGACGCGGTCATGATGCGCGTCGTCGACGCCGGCATCGCCATCCCCGCGCTGTTCATCCTGCTCGTCATCTCGGCGATCTCGACGCCGGACGTCCTCGGGCTCATCGTGATCCTCGGCCTCGTGTCGTGGCTCGTGCCGTCGCGCCTCATCCGAGCCGAGACCCTCACGCTCAAGAACCGCGACTACGTCCTGACGCTCCGGGCGATCGGCGGCACGCACGCCCGCGCCGTCATGCGTCACGTGCTCCCGAACTCCGTGTCGACGATCGTCGTCGCCGCGACGTTCCAGGTGGCCGACGCGATCCTCCTCGTCGCCTACGTGTCCTACCTCGGCCTCGGCGTGCAGCCACCCGCGACCGACTGGGGTGGCATGCTCTCGGCGGGCCTCACCGCCGCGTACTCGGGCCGGTGGTGGCTCATCCTGCCGCCCGGCCTCGCCGTGATCCTCGTCGTCTGCGCGTTCAACGCGATCGGCGACGGGCTCCGGGACGCCTTCGACGCGAGAGGACGCGGCTGA
- the glyA gene encoding serine hydroxymethyltransferase, translating into MSISEPSAATSDRLPSTFNAPLAEVDPEIARVLELELGRQRDYLEMIASENFVPRAVLESQGSVLTNKYAEGYPGKRYYGGCEFVDIAEQLAIDRAKALFGAAYANVQPHSGAQANAAVLHALASAGDTILGLELAHGGHLTHGMKLNFSGRLYNAVAYGVDPETFEVDYDDIRAKALEHRPKVIIAGWSAYPRQLDFAKFRAIADEVDAKLWVDMAHFAGLVAAGLHPSPLPHAHVVSSTVHKTLAGPRSGVILSNDESLFKKLNSAVFPGQQGGPLMHVIAAKATAFKLAAEPEFKDRQERTVRGAKILAERLTQPDAKAAGIDVLTGGTDVHLVLVDLRASEVDGKQAEDLLHEVGITVNRNSVPFDPRPPMVTSGVRIGTPALATRGFGDAEFTEVADVIAATLMPEPDIAALSARVKALTAAFPLYA; encoded by the coding sequence GTGTCCATCTCCGAGCCCAGCGCCGCCACGTCCGACCGCCTGCCGTCCACCTTCAACGCCCCGCTCGCCGAGGTCGACCCGGAGATCGCCCGGGTCCTCGAGCTCGAGCTCGGGCGCCAGCGCGATTACCTCGAGATGATCGCGTCCGAGAACTTCGTGCCCCGCGCGGTGCTCGAGTCGCAGGGCTCCGTCCTGACGAACAAGTACGCCGAGGGCTACCCGGGCAAGCGCTACTACGGCGGATGCGAGTTCGTCGACATCGCCGAGCAGCTGGCGATCGACCGGGCGAAGGCGCTGTTCGGCGCCGCGTACGCGAACGTCCAGCCGCACTCCGGTGCCCAGGCGAACGCGGCCGTGCTGCACGCGCTCGCCTCCGCCGGGGACACCATCCTCGGGCTCGAGCTCGCGCACGGCGGGCACCTCACCCACGGCATGAAGCTCAACTTCTCGGGGCGGCTCTACAACGCGGTGGCCTACGGCGTCGACCCGGAGACCTTCGAGGTCGACTACGACGACATCCGCGCGAAGGCGCTCGAGCACCGGCCGAAGGTCATCATCGCCGGGTGGTCGGCGTACCCGCGGCAGCTCGACTTCGCGAAGTTCCGGGCGATCGCCGACGAGGTCGACGCCAAGCTCTGGGTCGACATGGCGCACTTCGCCGGGCTCGTCGCCGCGGGCCTCCACCCGTCGCCGCTGCCGCACGCGCACGTCGTGTCCTCGACCGTCCACAAGACCCTCGCCGGGCCGCGGTCGGGCGTGATCCTGTCGAACGACGAATCGCTGTTCAAGAAGCTCAACTCGGCCGTGTTCCCCGGGCAGCAGGGCGGGCCGCTCATGCACGTCATCGCGGCGAAGGCCACGGCGTTCAAGCTCGCGGCCGAGCCCGAGTTCAAGGACCGCCAGGAGCGCACCGTCCGCGGCGCCAAGATCCTCGCCGAGCGTTTGACGCAGCCCGACGCCAAGGCAGCGGGCATCGACGTCCTGACCGGCGGGACCGACGTGCACCTCGTGCTCGTCGACCTGCGCGCGTCCGAGGTCGACGGCAAGCAGGCCGAGGACCTGCTCCACGAGGTCGGCATCACCGTGAACCGCAACAGCGTGCCGTTCGACCCGCGGCCGCCGATGGTGACCTCGGGCGTCCGGATCGGCACGCCCGCCCTCGCCACCCGCGGGTTCGGCGACGCGGAGTTCACCGAGGTCGCGGACGTCATCGCGGCCACGCTCATGCCGGAGCCGGACATCGCCGCGCTCTCGGCCCGGGTGAAGGCCCTGACCGCCGCGTTCCCGCTGTACGCGTGA
- a CDS encoding ABC transporter ATP-binding protein: MPTTTQTTVPILDVEDLDVTFATETGAVPAVRGVSLQVRPGETLALVGESGSGKSTIALAAMGLLAPNATPSGRATVGGTDVVGASEPSLAALRGRTVSMVFQEPATALDPLTRIGAQIAEVIRNHRQVTAADAAREAVDLLRRVGIPDPEQRASAFPFQLSGGQRQRVVIAMAIANEPRLLIADEPTTALDVTVQAEILELLRRLAVDTGTGVLLVTHNMGVVADFADRVAVMLQGEIVETGSVEEVLLRPEHEYTKRLLAAVPRLLVADPDRPAPVPDDPSTVGRDGTPPVVDLRDVGVAFGRGRRAVQALAGVDIRVHAGETVGLVGESGSGKSTAARVALGLVLPTSGTVALFGQDLRRTRGRARRALQGGIGVVLQDPVASLDARMAVGECIAEPLRVHRRGMGGAERDRLVAEALDAVRLPRALAGRAPRELSGGQRQRVSLARALVLGPKLLVADEPTSALDVSVQEAVLEVITDLQHDLGFACLFVSHDLAVVQHFAARVVVMRGGRIEEQGPTGRTLLHPETDYTRRLLAAVPVPDPVLQRRRRSERQAALAAGSGGPVPGERA; the protein is encoded by the coding sequence ATGCCGACGACCACCCAGACGACCGTGCCGATCCTCGACGTCGAGGACCTCGACGTCACCTTCGCCACCGAGACCGGCGCCGTGCCCGCGGTGCGCGGGGTGTCCCTCCAGGTCCGGCCGGGCGAGACGCTCGCTCTCGTCGGCGAGTCCGGATCGGGCAAGTCCACGATCGCGCTCGCCGCGATGGGCCTGCTCGCCCCGAACGCCACGCCGAGCGGCCGAGCCACGGTCGGCGGGACCGACGTCGTCGGCGCGTCCGAGCCGTCGCTCGCGGCACTCCGTGGCCGGACGGTGTCGATGGTCTTCCAGGAACCCGCGACCGCACTCGACCCGCTCACCCGGATCGGCGCCCAGATCGCCGAGGTGATCCGCAACCACCGGCAGGTCACCGCGGCCGACGCCGCTCGCGAGGCCGTCGACCTGCTCCGCCGCGTCGGCATCCCCGACCCCGAGCAGCGCGCCTCCGCGTTCCCGTTCCAGCTGTCGGGCGGCCAGCGGCAGCGCGTCGTCATCGCGATGGCCATCGCGAACGAACCGCGGCTCCTCATCGCCGACGAACCGACCACCGCACTCGACGTGACCGTCCAGGCCGAGATCCTGGAACTCCTCCGCCGCCTCGCCGTCGACACCGGCACCGGGGTGCTGCTCGTCACGCACAACATGGGCGTCGTCGCCGACTTCGCCGACCGCGTCGCCGTCATGCTCCAGGGCGAGATCGTCGAGACGGGCAGCGTCGAGGAGGTCCTCCTCCGACCGGAGCACGAGTACACGAAGCGGCTCCTCGCCGCCGTGCCGCGGCTCCTCGTGGCGGATCCGGACCGGCCCGCGCCCGTCCCCGACGACCCGTCGACGGTCGGGAGGGACGGCACGCCTCCGGTGGTCGACCTGCGGGACGTCGGGGTCGCCTTCGGTCGTGGCCGCCGCGCCGTGCAGGCCCTCGCCGGGGTCGACATCCGCGTGCACGCCGGGGAGACCGTGGGCCTCGTCGGCGAGTCCGGGTCGGGCAAGTCGACCGCGGCGCGGGTGGCGCTCGGCCTCGTGCTGCCCACCTCCGGGACCGTCGCGCTCTTCGGCCAGGACCTCCGCCGGACGCGAGGGCGTGCACGACGGGCCCTCCAGGGCGGGATCGGGGTGGTCCTCCAGGACCCGGTCGCGTCGCTCGACGCCCGGATGGCGGTCGGCGAGTGCATCGCCGAGCCGCTCCGCGTCCACCGCCGGGGCATGGGTGGTGCCGAACGGGACCGCCTCGTCGCCGAGGCCCTCGACGCCGTCCGGCTGCCCCGTGCCCTGGCCGGACGCGCTCCGCGCGAGCTCTCGGGAGGACAACGGCAGCGCGTCAGTCTCGCCCGGGCACTCGTGCTCGGGCCGAAGCTCCTCGTGGCCGACGAACCGACGAGTGCCCTCGACGTCAGCGTGCAGGAGGCCGTGCTCGAGGTCATCACCGACCTGCAGCACGACCTCGGGTTCGCGTGCCTGTTCGTGTCGCACGACCTCGCCGTCGTGCAGCACTTCGCCGCACGGGTCGTCGTCATGCGCGGCGGGCGGATCGAGGAGCAGGGCCCGACCGGCCGGACGCTGCTGCACCCCGAGACCGACTACACGCGTCGGCTCCTCGCGGCCGTGCCGGTCCCGGACCCCGTGCTCCAGCGCCGCCGACGGTCGGAGCGACAGGCGGCGCTCGCCGCCGGCTCCGGAGGACCGGTCCCGGGGGAACGCGCGTGA
- a CDS encoding YrdB family protein produces MSNPPQSPVDWEDVPPPAAGAGHAAPAPGRAAPAAGRTSAAGAPRASRPRRRVDVWTVVRVVVMVFGLFSLAYWGYISWAFPSPAVVFMVGAPVFAALVWFFFRSPRSPIPTDAVGKTIVEVALIVAAGGAWLSIGRPWVGLVFIVVAAVSGIVVGRRETAP; encoded by the coding sequence ATGTCGAACCCGCCGCAGTCCCCCGTCGACTGGGAGGACGTCCCGCCGCCCGCAGCCGGCGCGGGCCACGCCGCCCCCGCTCCAGGCCGCGCCGCACCCGCCGCGGGCCGCACGTCGGCGGCCGGGGCTCCGCGGGCCTCCCGGCCGCGCCGCCGCGTCGACGTCTGGACCGTCGTCCGGGTGGTCGTCATGGTGTTCGGCCTGTTCTCGCTCGCCTACTGGGGCTACATCTCGTGGGCCTTCCCGAGCCCCGCCGTCGTGTTCATGGTCGGCGCACCGGTGTTCGCCGCACTCGTGTGGTTCTTCTTCCGCTCGCCGCGGTCCCCGATCCCGACGGACGCGGTCGGCAAGACGATCGTCGAGGTCGCGCTCATCGTCGCCGCGGGCGGCGCCTGGCTCTCCATCGGCCGGCCGTGGGTCGGACTCGTGTTCATCGTCGTCGCCGCGGTGTCGGGCATCGTCGTCGGTCGCCGGGAGACCGCACCGTGA
- a CDS encoding DUF2017 family protein, producing MIPFVRRRDGVHLTLSRGERSVLESLTAQLMQILQGDLAGDPVALRLFPVAYPDDPEASAEFRRYTIVDLQTQKAENARIVHDWLTGRASGPFDREAEQAWLRCLTDLRLTVAERLGITDHDPDDPDADPDGVGSEIGLRDVYDWLGYVQEHLVVTLQGHGD from the coding sequence GTGATCCCGTTCGTCCGACGTCGCGACGGCGTGCACCTGACGCTGTCGCGGGGCGAGCGCAGCGTGCTCGAGAGCCTGACGGCGCAGCTCATGCAGATCCTGCAGGGGGACCTGGCCGGTGATCCGGTCGCGCTGCGGCTGTTCCCCGTCGCGTACCCGGACGACCCCGAGGCGTCCGCGGAGTTCCGCCGCTACACGATCGTCGACCTGCAGACGCAGAAGGCCGAGAACGCCCGCATCGTGCACGACTGGTTGACCGGCCGCGCGTCGGGACCCTTCGACCGGGAGGCCGAACAGGCGTGGCTCCGCTGCCTCACCGACCTGCGGCTCACCGTCGCGGAGCGGCTCGGGATCACCGACCACGACCCGGACGACCCCGACGCCGATCCGGACGGTGTCGGGAGCGAGATCGGACTCCGCGACGTCTACGACTGGCTCGGCTACGTGCAGGAACACCTCGTCGTCACCCTGCAGGGGCACGGGGACTGA